One part of the Ailuropoda melanoleuca isolate Jingjing chromosome 6, ASM200744v2, whole genome shotgun sequence genome encodes these proteins:
- the LOC100465059 gene encoding LOW QUALITY PROTEIN: cytochrome c oxidase subunit 4 isoform 1, mitochondrial-like (The sequence of the model RefSeq protein was modified relative to this genomic sequence to represent the inferred CDS: inserted 1 base in 1 codon), with protein sequence MTRSEETRNPCPVMKVHSSGLPDPSWAFESNCHIDSVSVNRELTMKQSKEMDQLKKVQLEHLEFLAAKLSFCVSPSRSLQLLLSSEMPGQGNVTSLDVANEKTDPEGEGRRRQPQLAAPARAARTLVTGVFSLTGKKRAISTSVCMLAHGNVEKGEDYALPSSVDRRDYPLPDAAHVKIVSASRKTLKEKEEAPGSILSIDENVELCCSKFSESFADMNRSTHKCKTVVGAAMFXLGCPAPVLKWEKHCVYGPVPHTFEEEWVAKPTQRMLGMKVSPTQGFSAKWDYDKSKEKK encoded by the exons ATGACCCGGTCAGAAGAAACACGCAATCCTTGCCCTGTAATGAAAGTCCACTCGTCTGGTCTTCCTGACCCTAGCTGGGCTTTTGAAAGCAACTGCCATATTGATTCGGTCTCAGTCAACAGAGAA ctcACAATGAAACAGTCCAAAGAAATGGATCAGTTGAAAAAAGTCCAGCTTGAACACCTCGAGTTCCTCGCGGCTAaactttctttctgtgtctcgCCCTCTCGCAGTCTGCAGCTTCTCCTGTCATCGGAAATGCCAGGCCAAG GAAATGTGACCTCTCTGGATGtggcaaatgagaaaacagatccAGAGGGAGA GGGGCGAAGGCGGCAGCCTCAGCTGGCCGCTCCCGCAAGAGCTGCAAGAACGTTGGTGACCGGAGTATTTAGCCTCACTGGCAAGAAGCGAGCTATTTCCACCTCCGTGTGTATGCTAGCACATGGAAATGTCGAGAAGGGTGAAGACTATGCTCTGCCGAGTTCTGTCGACCGGCGCGACTATCCCTTGCCTGATGCAGCCCACGTCAAGATTGTCTCTGCCAGCCGGAAGACcttgaaagaaaaggaggaggccCCCGGGAGTATCCTCTCCATTGATGAAAATGTTGAATTGTGCTGCAGTAAGTTCAGCGAGAGCTTTGCCGATATGAACAGGAGCACGCACAAGTGCAAGACGGTTGTGGGCGCCGCCATGT TCCTGGGGTGTCCCGCTCCTGTTCTGAAATGGGAGAAGCACTGTGTGTACGGCCCTGTCCCACACACCTTTGAAGAGGAGTGGGTGGCCAAGCCGACCCAGAGGATGCTCGGTATGAAGGTCAGCCCGACCCAGGGCTTCTCAGCCAAGTGGGACTACGAcaagagcaaagagaagaaataa